The Microvirga thermotolerans sequence AGCGGGCCAGTTCCTCCTCGTCGGAGGGCAGGCGCTGCGTCTGCTCGTCCGCGACCATCTGCAGGCGATGCTCGATGCCGCGCAGGAAGCGGTAGGCATGGGACAGCTCGTCCCGCGCCTGCTCGGTGATCCAGCCCTCGGCATGGAGCGCGGCGAGCATGTCGAGGGTGCGCCGCCCCCGCAGGGCCGGACGCCGGCCGCCGAAGACGAGCTGCTGCGTCTGCACGAAGAACTCGATCTCGCGGATGCCGCCGCGCCCGAGCTTGATATCGTGGCCCGCCACGGCGATCTCGTCATGCCCGCGCACCGCGTGGATCTGCCGCTTCATCGCGTGGACGTCGGCGATGGACGCGAAATCGAAGTACTTGCGCCAGATGAAGGGGCGCAGATCGTCGAGGAAGCGCTGTCCGAGCGCCAGGTCACCCGCCACGGGCCGCGCCTTGATGAGCGCCGCCCGCTCCCAGTTCTGCCCCACCGTCTCGTAATAGGTATAGGCGGAGGGAAGCGAGACCGCCGTGGGCGTCGAGCCCGGATCGGGCCTGAGGCGATAGTCGACCCGGTGCACGTAGCCGTGGGGCGTGCGCTCCTGGAGGAGGCGCGCGAGCTGCTGCGCGACGCGGGTGTAGAAGGTGGCCGCTTCCGCATTCTCCGGCAGGGCCGGAGCCGCGGGGTCGAAGAACACGACGAGGTCGATGTCGCTCGAATAGTTGAGCTCCCCTGCCCCGTGCTTGCCGAGGGCGAGCACGGTGAAGCCGGATTCCGCGCCGGGCGCGTCCGGATCCTTGAGGGCGATGCGGCCGAGACCCGCCATCTCGGTGAGCACGAGATCGACTGCGCCGCCGACCGACGCATCCGCGAACTCGGACAACGCGCCGGTCACCTCTTCCAGCTCCCAGACGCCGCCGATATCGGCGAGGGCGACGAGGAGCGCGTGGGCATTGCGGTTTTGCCTGAAGACGCGGACCGCATCGTCGCGGGCGAGATCCCCTGCCCGCAGCCGTCGATAGAGAGTCGCCTGGTCCGCCGCGATGGCCCGGTGGCTGTCCTCCGGCGGCCGCATCGCAAGCCGTGCGAGCCGGGCGGGATCGGTGCGGATCAGCTGCCAGAGAAAGGGCGAGTGGTCGGCGATGGAGAGGAGGAGATCGTGCAGCCTCCCCTGCGTCAGGGCCGGCAGCAGGAGGGCAGCCTCAGGCTCTCCCTTGGCGCGTCCCACGAAATCGGAAAGCTCCGCCTTCGCCTTCCGGCGGTCCGACACGGGCGGCGCCAGCCTCAGACGGTCGAGGAGTGTGGTGGACGGGTCGGGCACGGCCTCTCCGGGGAATCCTGTTGCGGCGCTTCAGTGTCCATGCCGCCCGAACGGAGGCAACCGAAATGTTGCTCCGCGCCTGCGCAGGTTTCAGGCACCTGCCGCGGAAGGCGGCAGGGGCGTCCCCGCCGTCTGGCGAAGGGGAAGGACCAGCACCGCCCGAAGACCCGGTCCGTTGTCCTCCAGGCGCAGGGCGCCGCCATGCAGCCGCGCCACCGCCGTGGCGAGGCTGAGCCCCAGGCCGAAGCCGGGACGGGAGCGGGCGGTCTCCAGCCGCACGAAGCGTTCGAGCACATGAGCGCGCTCCGCCTCCGGAATGCCGGGGCCGCGGTCGGCCACCACCACCTCGACGGACGGGCCGACCCGCCGGGCCGTGACGGCGACGGGCCGCGCCGGCGCCCCGGCTTCGGTGGGAGCGCCGTACTTGAGTGCATTGTCGAGAAGGTTGGCCACGGCCTGCCCCAGAAGCTCGCGGCTGCCGTGGACGGGGAGATCGTCCTCCACCGCGACCTCGAAGGGCACGCCCGCCTCCTCGGCGAGGGCCTCGTAGAGCTCGGCGACGTCGCGCACGGCTTCCGCGGCATCGAAGTCGGAAAGCTCCTCCCGGGCGTTGCCCGCCTCCAGCCGCGCGATCATCAGGAGCGCGTTGAAGATGCGGATGAGGTTGTCGCTCTCCTCGATATTGGCCTCGAGGGCCGCCCTGAGCTCCTCCGGCGTTCCGGCGAGACGCAGGGCCTCGTCGGCCCTGTTGCGCATGCGGGTCAGGGGCGTCTTCAGGTCGTGGGCGATGTTGTCGGAGACCTCCCGCATGCCGTGCATCAGCTCGTCGATGCGTTCCAGCATGTTGTTGAGGTTGTGCGCGAGGCGGTCGAGCTCGTCTCCGGTGCCGGCGACCTTCAGGCGCCCGCCGAGGTCCCCCGCCATGATGACCCGGGTGGTCTCCGTCATGTCGTCGATGCGCTTGAGGACGCGGCGGGTGATGAACCAGGCGCCGCCGCAGCCGAGAATGCCGATGAAGAGGAGCGAATAGCCGAAGGCGCGGCGGATCACCTCGCGAAGGCGGGCGCTCTCGTCCATGTCGCGCCCGACGAGAAGGCGGAATCCGCCGGGGAGGAGATAGATCCGCACGAGGGCATGGCTCGGCGGAGCGTCGGCGTCCTCCGTGCGGGCGTAGTCGGTCTCGAACTGTCCGGGCCTGTCGATGACTCCGGGCGGCAGGGCGCCCACGTTGCCGGCGATCTTCTCGCCCGCATTCGTGGTGACGAGATAGAGGGAGGCCCCGGGCACGCGGGAGCGCCGCTCGACGATGTTGACGAGGCGGCGCAGGCCACCGATGCGGTACTGCTCGGAGAGGCCGTTGATCTCCGCGTCGATGGTGGAGGTGAACTGGTCGGAGAGCAGGCGCTGCGCGTTCCAGGCCACGTAGCCGAGAGCCGCGAAGGCGAACAGCGCGAAGACGAGCAGGTAGGCGAAGGACAGCTTGAAGGCGGTTGTGCGGAACAGCGCGCCGAGGGCCGACATCGCGGAGGCGGCCCGGGTCATTCCTCGCCCTCGGCGGGTCCGACCCGCACCATGTACCCCGCGCCGCGGATGGTGTGGATGAGCGGCTTGTCGAAGCCCTTGTCGATCTTCGCGCGAAGCCGCGACACATGGACGTCGATCACGTTCGTCTGCGGATCGAAGTGATAGTCCCACACATGCTCGAGGAGCATGGTGCGCGTCACCACCTGGTTGGCGTTCTTCATCAGGTATTCGAGCAGCCGGAACTCGCGGGGCTGGAGGACGATCTCCTGCCCGGAGCGCGTCACCCGGTGGGACAGGCGGTCGAGTTCGAGATCGGCGATACGGTAGACGGTCGGCTCCACGCTGGGAGACGCAGTCCGCCGGCGGGACAGCACCTCCACCCGCGCGAGAAGCTCGGAGAAGGCGTAAGGCTTCGGAAGGTAGTCGTCCCCGCCCGCGCGCAGCCCCTTCACCCGGTCGTCCACCTGGCCGAGGGCGGACAGGATCAGGACCGGCGTCTCCACCTTCTGCTCGCGCAGGGAGCGGATGAGCGACAGGCCGTCGAGCTTCGGCAGCATGCGGTCGACCACCAGCACGTCGTAGTCGCCGGACTCCGCCATGGCATAGCCGTCGAGCCCGTCCGTCGCATGGTCGGCGACGTGGCCGGCCTCCCGGAACGCCTTGACGAGGTAGGAGGCCGCCTCGCGGTCGTCCTCGATGATGAGAATGCGCATGGCGATGCTTATAGCAATGGCGGCGTCCATAGCAAAAATCGAGCCCGACGGCAGACCGGCCCTGGAGGGAAGGACCGGCCTGCCGCGGGCGGGAATGCCGGGCTCGACGCGAGGGACAGGCAACGGGGAGAGCCCGGCATCCGTTCGGGTGCCTTTGGGCGCTTACGCGCCCTTCGGCTGACTGGCGACCTCAAGGGTGACGGTGCGCTCCTTGCCGTCGCGGTAGAGGGTGAGGGTCAGGCTCTTGCCCGGGGGCACCTGGGCCACCTTGCGGGAGAGGTCCTTGGCCTCCTTGATGGTCTCGCCGTCGACCGCGACGATGGTGTCGCCGGTCCTGACGCCCGCCTTCTCGGCCGGGCTGCCCTTCACGGTGTCGGCCACGAGCGCGCCCTTGGGCTCCTTGAGGCCGATCGCCTCGGCGATCTCCTTCGTCACCGGCTGCATCTGCACGCCGATGAAGCCGCGGGTGACCGTGCCCTTGTCCTTGAGCGCGGCGACGACCTGCTCGACCGTGCCGGCCGGGATCGCGAAGGCGATGCCGACGCTGCCGCCGGAGGGGGAGTAGATCGCCGTGTTCACGCCCACCACCTCGCCGGCGAGGTTGAAGGTCGGGCCGCCCGAATTGCCCTTGTTCACGGGGGCGTCGATCTGGATGAAGTCGTCGTAGGGACCGGCGCCGATGTCGCGGTGCTGGGCCGAGACGATGCCGGCCGTCACCGTGCCGCCGAGGCCGAACGGATTGCCGACCGCGAGCACCCAGTCGCCGATCCGCGCCTTCTGCGAGGCGAGGCGGACGTAAGGAAAGTCGCTGCCGCCCTCGACCTTGATGAGGGCGAGGTCGGTCTTGGGATCGGTGCCGATCACCCTGGCGCTCAGCTCCTTGCCGTCGTCCATGGTCACGGTGACCGAGGAGGCGTTCTCGACCACGTGGTTGTTGGTCACGGCATAGCCGTCGGCGGAGATGAAGAAGCCGGAGCCGAGAGCCTGGCCGAACTGGCGGGGCTGCTGACGGTGGCCGCGGGGGCCGCCCTGGTTCGGGAGCTGGTCGCGGAACTGGCGGAAGAACTTCTCGATGCCGGGAGGCAGGTCCTGCATGCCGAACGCGTCGCCGTCGTCGCCCTCGTCGCGGCTCGCCACGTTCTGGACCTTGACCTTGACGGAGATCACGGCCGGCTTCACGCGGTCGATGACGTCCGCGAAGGACGGCATGCCCTGGATCGGCTGCGACATGGACCGCAGCTCCGCATGGGCGGGATTGGGAGCCACGAGGCCCGTCTCGACGGCGCCGCCGGCGATCAGGGCGGCGACCGCAGCGGCGCCGAGCCACCGGGTCATGCGCTTGCGGGCGAGCGTGGAAGCTTTGTCCATCATGGTCAGTCTCTCTCCTCGAAGAACCCGTCGGGTTCGTGATGAGAGCAAACTTGGGCCTTCTCCCCTTACGGCCCGCTCACCTGAGCATGAAATGTTCGTAAGGTTGGGAGGAGCGCCCTCAGTCCTGCTTCAGGAGGCTCTCCAGCGCCCTGCGTTCGTTCTCGTCGAGGGCGGCGCTCGCCCGCGGGCGGCGCTTCAGGGCCCAAACGGCGCCCCCGGCCCCGAGCACCAGGACGAGGAAGGGCGCGAGCCAGAGCAGAAGGGTATGGGCGCCGAAGGTCGGCTTGAGGAGAACGAACTCGCCGTAGCGCTGGACGAGATAGTCCCGCACCTGCTGGTCCGTGTCGCCGGCGGCGAGACGCTCGCGGACCAGGAGGCGCAGGTCGCGGGCGAGCTGGGCGTCGGAATCGTCGATGGACTGGTTCTGGCAGACCATGCAGCGCAGCCCCGCCGAAATCTCGCGGGCGCGGCGCTCCAGCGCGGGATCCTTCATCACCTCGTCCGGCTGCACGGCGAAGGCCTGCCCGCAGAGGAGGAGGGTCGCAAGGAGGGCAGGCACGAACCGCCGCATCGCCTACTCCGCAGCAACCGAAGCCACCGGCTCCGCCTTCGCCCGCGCCGGCGCCGCGATCCGCAGGCGCCGGTCGGTCAGGGACAGGGCGCCGCCGAAGGCCATGACCAGGGCGCCGAGCCAGATCAGGAGCACGAAGGGCTTGTAGTAGAACCGCACGCCGACCGAGCCGTCCGGCTGCATCTCGCCGAGGCTGACGTAGATCTGGCTCAGGCCGGACGTGAGGATGCCCGCTTCCGTGGTCGGCATTCCGCGGGTCACGTAGAGGCGCTTCATGCTCTCCACGGTCCCGATCTCGCCGCCGTTGCGGAACACGCGGAACACGGCTGCGTCCTCCCGGTAATTGGCGTTCTGGCGCGGCACGATGCGCTCCAGGCGGATCTGGTACGGCCCTGCGGCGAGGCGCTCGCCCGCCTTCAGGGTGCCGAGGCTCTCCACGTCCCAGGCGGTGGCGGAGATGCCCAGCACGACCAGACCCACGCCCGCATGGGCGACCACCGTTCCCCAGGTGGAGCGCGGCAGGCCCTTCGCCTTCGCCCAGGCGACGCCGAGGGGGCGGCCCCGGCTCCAGGAGCGGGTGACGACCTCGTTGAGGGAGCCGAGGATCAGAAAGGCGCCGAGCCCGATGCCGAGGGGCGCCGCCACGGGGCCGCCCCGGGTGAGGGCGAAGACCGCGAGCGTCGCGAGCAGGGACAGGCCGAGTGCCGCATAGAGCCGCTGCGCCGTGCCGAGGAAGTTGCCGCGCTTCCAGGCCAATGTCTGGCCGAAGGGCAGGAGCAGGAGCAGCGGCAGGACGAGGGGCAGGAACGTGGCGTTGAAGAACGGGGCGCCGACCGAGATCTTCTCCCCCGTCAGCACCTCCAGCGCGAGCGGGTAGAGCGTGCCGACGAAGACCGTGGCGCAGGCGCTCGCCAGGAAGAGGTTGTTCACCACCAGCGCCCCCTCCCGCGAGACGGGGGCGAACAGGCCGCCCTGCTGCAGGAGCGGCGCGCGCCAGGCGAAGAGGGCGAGGGAGCCGCCGATGAAGACGACGAGGATGCCGAGGATGAAGGTGCCGCGCGCCGGGTCGACCGCGAAGGAATGGACCGAGGTCAGCACGCCCGAACGGACGAGGAAGGTGCCGAGAAGCGAGAGG is a genomic window containing:
- a CDS encoding cytochrome c-type biogenesis protein, giving the protein MRRFVPALLATLLLCGQAFAVQPDEVMKDPALERRAREISAGLRCMVCQNQSIDDSDAQLARDLRLLVRERLAAGDTDQQVRDYLVQRYGEFVLLKPTFGAHTLLLWLAPFLVLVLGAGGAVWALKRRPRASAALDENERRALESLLKQD
- a CDS encoding trypsin-like peptidase domain-containing protein: MMDKASTLARKRMTRWLGAAAVAALIAGGAVETGLVAPNPAHAELRSMSQPIQGMPSFADVIDRVKPAVISVKVKVQNVASRDEGDDGDAFGMQDLPPGIEKFFRQFRDQLPNQGGPRGHRQQPRQFGQALGSGFFISADGYAVTNNHVVENASSVTVTMDDGKELSARVIGTDPKTDLALIKVEGGSDFPYVRLASQKARIGDWVLAVGNPFGLGGTVTAGIVSAQHRDIGAGPYDDFIQIDAPVNKGNSGGPTFNLAGEVVGVNTAIYSPSGGSVGIAFAIPAGTVEQVVAALKDKGTVTRGFIGVQMQPVTKEIAEAIGLKEPKGALVADTVKGSPAEKAGVRTGDTIVAVDGETIKEAKDLSRKVAQVPPGKSLTLTLYRDGKERTVTLEVASQPKGA
- a CDS encoding response regulator transcription factor; this encodes MRILIIEDDREAASYLVKAFREAGHVADHATDGLDGYAMAESGDYDVLVVDRMLPKLDGLSLIRSLREQKVETPVLILSALGQVDDRVKGLRAGGDDYLPKPYAFSELLARVEVLSRRRTASPSVEPTVYRIADLELDRLSHRVTRSGQEIVLQPREFRLLEYLMKNANQVVTRTMLLEHVWDYHFDPQTNVIDVHVSRLRAKIDKGFDKPLIHTIRGAGYMVRVGPAEGEE
- a CDS encoding heme lyase CcmF/NrfE family subunit codes for the protein MLVEAGHFALALALGLSLIQFVVPLWGARTNDPVLMAVAPSSALAVLGCVAFAFLALAFAYVTSDFSVLNVVENSHSAKPLIYKISGVWGNHEGSMLLWVLILCLFGAVVALSRNGIPARLQANTLAVQAAITVAFLLFILMTSNPFRRLVPAAPEGQDLNPLLQDPGLAIHPPLLYLGYVGFSISFAFACAALIDGRIDAVWARIVRPWTLAAWCFLTLGIAMGSYWAYYELGWGGWWFWDPVENASLMPWLAGTALLHSTVVMEKRDALKVWTILLAVLTFSLSLLGTFLVRSGVLTSVHSFAVDPARGTFILGILVVFIGGSLALFAWRAPLLQQGGLFAPVSREGALVVNNLFLASACATVFVGTLYPLALEVLTGEKISVGAPFFNATFLPLVLPLLLLLPFGQTLAWKRGNFLGTAQRLYAALGLSLLATLAVFALTRGGPVAAPLGIGLGAFLILGSLNEVVTRSWSRGRPLGVAWAKAKGLPRSTWGTVVAHAGVGLVVLGISATAWDVESLGTLKAGERLAAGPYQIRLERIVPRQNANYREDAAVFRVFRNGGEIGTVESMKRLYVTRGMPTTEAGILTSGLSQIYVSLGEMQPDGSVGVRFYYKPFVLLIWLGALVMAFGGALSLTDRRLRIAAPARAKAEPVASVAAE
- a CDS encoding sensor histidine kinase, with the translated sequence MTRAASAMSALGALFRTTAFKLSFAYLLVFALFAFAALGYVAWNAQRLLSDQFTSTIDAEINGLSEQYRIGGLRRLVNIVERRSRVPGASLYLVTTNAGEKIAGNVGALPPGVIDRPGQFETDYARTEDADAPPSHALVRIYLLPGGFRLLVGRDMDESARLREVIRRAFGYSLLFIGILGCGGAWFITRRVLKRIDDMTETTRVIMAGDLGGRLKVAGTGDELDRLAHNLNNMLERIDELMHGMREVSDNIAHDLKTPLTRMRNRADEALRLAGTPEELRAALEANIEESDNLIRIFNALLMIARLEAGNAREELSDFDAAEAVRDVAELYEALAEEAGVPFEVAVEDDLPVHGSRELLGQAVANLLDNALKYGAPTEAGAPARPVAVTARRVGPSVEVVVADRGPGIPEAERAHVLERFVRLETARSRPGFGLGLSLATAVARLHGGALRLEDNGPGLRAVLVLPLRQTAGTPLPPSAAGA